The Cellvibrio polysaccharolyticus genomic interval TAGCCATTCTCGGGCTGATTACCGGTCGGGCAACCAATAACAATGGCAGCGGCCAGCGCGTCTGGCCCTGGTTACTGCTGGTGTGGATGGGTTATGCACTGGTGGACGTACTGCTAAAAAATATCGCCGCCGCTGGCGTGCCCTTCAGCCTCTCACTGCTGATCACATTTTCTATCGCCTTTACCGGCATGATGGCCTGGCAACTGGTGCGCCATTTTCAAGGCAGCCAAAAGCTCACGGTTAAACACATTGCGGTCGGGCTGGTGATGGGATCACTGAATTTTGCCAATATCGCCTTCTATGTACTGGCACACCAAAGCCTCGCCAGCCAACCGGCGATTGTGTTTGCGATGATGAATATTCTGGTTGTGGTGCTGGGCACGTTAGCGGGGGTCGCAATTTTCAAGGAAAAACTGGGCAAACAGCATTGGATTGCTATTGGTGCGGCGTTGGTGGCGATTGGCTTGTTGGCGTTAAGTCGGCATTTGTGAAATGAAAAATGCTGCTCGACAGCCGCTCAACTAACGAACGGCACGATGCGAGTTTGTCATTGCTACCTGTGTTTCAAAACCGTCGAGTCAGGGATGACTCGTCGGTGCCACATGGATGTGTTCATGCGCTTTTGGAACACAGGTAGTAATGACAAACGGACGGACATGGCACCGCAATGCACAAGGGGCTGTCCGCTGTGTCAAATGTGCAGTTAAATAAACTCAGCCAATCGCTTCTGCAATTGCTCGTGCAAAACCGCATCGCCACACGCCAGCACCGTACCGCCCTGCTGTGGATCGCTACCATCCCACGCGGTAATCACCCCACCGGCACCTTTAATAATCGGAATCAACGCCTGCACATCATAGGTCTTCAAACCCGACTCAATAACCGCATCCACCAACCCCATCGCCAACATGCAATAGGCATAACAATCACCGCCAAAACGCACCAACTGGGCATCCGCCGCCACCGCAAAAAAGCCCTCTCGCTGGCGCTCGTTATCAAACATATCCGGCGTTGTACACATCACCCGGGCACTGCCGATATCCGAACAAGCGCGGGTTTTTAACGGCTGGCCATTACACCAGGCTCCGGCTGGCGTACCGAGAAAACGCTCGCCGGTAAACGGCTGGTTCATCACCCCGATCACCGGCTGCTCGCCATCATTCAACGCAATCAACGTACCCCACAACGGCAAGCCGGTAATAAACGCGCGGGTGCCATCAATCGGGTCCAACACCCAGGTCAGGTTGCTGGTGCCCTGGCGGGCGGCATCTTCTTCACCCACAATACCGTGCTCCGGGTAACGCGAAATAATCAACGTCCGCATCGCCTGCTCGGCCGCCTTGTCAGCCACAGTTACCGGATCAAATAAACGCCCGCCCTTATCTTCTACCGCCAACTTCGAACGGAAATAAGGTTTTATCGCCGCCGCCGCCGCTTCGGCGAGTTCTTCAGCAAAGGGTTGCAAGCTGGCAATCTGTTCAAGAGTCAACGACATATCAATACATCCACAAAAAATAGAGCCCGAGGAAAATACCTGACCGATGCCGAAAACCGGCCTGTTTGTCGGTGGGCATTTGCCTCTGGCAGGGTTAGGCGGTTAGAGTAGTTGGCCTTATTATTCCATAATTGATTTTTTTCTTACGGGTTATTCACATGCTTTCTCACCTGTCGCAGCTGACAGTGGCTCAGCCGGAAACTCCGGCAGCCTTGCGCCTGCAACATGCCGCGCTGCTGCGTTTTGAAAAACAGGGTTTTGACGCAACCTCGCTGGCTGAAATTGCCGCCGATGCCGGTATTAAAAAGCCGTCCATTTACGCGCACTTCAAAAGCAAAGACGCCTTGTTCCTGAGCCTGGTAGCGCCAGCTATTGCCCAGCAACTGGACTATGCCCGCGAGAAATTGACCAGTGGTGATGACCTGCGCGCGTCCTTGCAGCACTACATGGAAGACATTCGCGTACGCTACGAAACCTCACCGCAAATGCGCTTTTGGCTGCGCACTTTTTTTCTGCCGCCAGCAGAACTCTATGACATTATCATTGAAGCCTTACACGTCTATATGGCAGAAATGGAAACTATTATTCGCCAGGCTTTTGCCGGTTCATCACTGCTCAACCCCGAGCACGGTTTAAACGCTGACGCGCTCGCCTCTGCCTACCTTGGCATTCTCGACAGCATTCAGGCCGAGTTACTGTACGGCGGCGCGTTAAAATTCGAGCGCCGCTGCGCCTCGCTCTGGAAGGTGTTTGACCTCGCCTTGAAGACCTGCAACCACCCGCAGCAGGACAGCAAATCCTGAATTTTTCCGCCCCCGTGTCGCCTCTTGTTTCATTTACTATCTCATTGAAAAGCCGATAATTTTTCCTTTATGGGGATTTTTTCGAGCCAGACTCACGCCCAATAACGAGTGATAATCTGTTGCATTTGCACTTGAATCGCTTTAACCTCTGCCGCCAATTGCGATGAAGCGGCCTATACCCGGCACCGCCATCCTCTGAAAAGCCTGCAGAAAGACGGAACTCACCCGCTGCCTGACAGTGCTTTTTTTTGAACCCGCCTTAACTAACGAACGATAGGTTTTGACGTACAGGATACCGCTCATGATGACCATCTCCCCCGCCACCCTGATTAAACCCCTCGCGTTACTGATCGCCGGCCTCACTGCCGGTAACGCCTTGGCACAAACCGGCCAGCCTGCCGATGCACTGAAAACGGTAGTGGTGACAGCTTCCGGTTTCGAGCAGGAAATCAAAGATGCACCGGCCTCCATCAGCGTGATTGGTAAAGAAGATCTCGACAACAAGTTCTACCGCAACGTGATTGATGCACTGCAGGATGCACCCGGGGTGATCGTTACCGGCGGTGGCGATTCCCAGGACATCAGCCTGCGTGGCATGGGCAGCCAGTACACCCTGATGCTGGTCGACGGCAAGCGCCAATCTTCACGTGAGACCCGCACCAACAGTGACAGCGGCGGTGTAGAAGGCGGCTGGACACCACCCATTGCGGCTATTGAGCGTATTGAAATTGTGCGCGGCCCCATGTCGTCCCTGTATGGTTCGGATGCCATTGGTGGCGTAATCAATATCATCACCCGTAAGGTGCCGAAAGATTGGGGCGGTGAAGTACGCCTCGACTCCACGCTGCAAGAGCGCAGCGAATCCGGCAATATTTATCAGGGCAATTTTTACCTCGGTGGCCCGATTAAAACCGACACACTCGGGGTACAAATTTATGGCCAGTACAGCGAGCGTGAAGAAGATGAAATTTTCAGCGGTTATCGCGAACGCAAAAGCAATAACGTCACCGCCAAACTCGCTTATACCCCCAACGAAAACCACGATATTGAATTCGAAGCCGGTACATCCCGTCAGCGGGTTTACAGTACCCTGGGCAAAACCGTAGCGCCGCTGGCCGCTGGCGAAGCCTGCGGACGCAATGGCTGCCCGGCGTCTTCTTTTACCGACTACCAGAACACCAAATGGCAGTTGTCGCACACCGGCCGCTTCACAGAAAGCATTTCCGACTCTTACATTAAATACGAAGAGTTCGACAACCTTGCGCGGCAAATGAAAATTCGCAACACCGATGCACAAAGCAATTTCACTACCGTGTACGCCGACGTGCACACAGTCACCACCGGTGTTGCCTATAACTACCAGGACCTTAGCGACCAAACCGGCAACCAGCTGGCTACCGGCATCACCGATATTGATCGTTACCAATGGTCGGTTTTTGCCGAAGACGAATGGCAATTGCTGGATAGCTTCGCTTTGACCGGCGGCCTGCGTTACGACAAGGATGAAAATTACGGTGACCATTTCAGCCCGCGTATTTACGGTGTCTGGCATGTGGCTGAGGCATGGACATTAAAAGGCGGTGTATCCACCGGCTTCCGCGCACCCGATTTACGCCAGACGGTTCCCGGCTGGGGGCAGGTAAGTCGCGGCGGTAATATGTATGGCAATCCGAATCTGGAAGCTGAAAAATCAATCAGCAATGAAATCGGTATTCACTACGGTAGTGAAGGCGGTTTGAATGCCAGCTTCACCGTTTTCTACAACGACTTCGACGATAAAATTACCCGCGTTGCTTGTCCGGAAACACAGTGTACCGAAGGCCCCAACCAATTCGGCTCAAACCCCACTACTTATGTCAACGTCGATAAGGCCATTACTCAGGGTGTTGAAGCCACTATCAAATTGCCGCTGACTGCAACCTTGTCATTAAAAGGTAATTACACCTACACCGACTCTGAACAAAAAAGTGGCCCCAACCAGGGCCAGCCGTTAAACCAGCTGCCCGAACATTTGCTGCACGCCACGCTGGATTGGAAACCGAGTGACGCACTCAGTGCCTGGGCGCGCGTGAATTATCGCGGCAAGGAAAGCCAGCCGATCACCGCCGCGTCTGCCAGTACTACGCGTGCACCGTCTTATACCTTTGTGGATACCGGAGCGACCTGGCATTTTGACAAGAGCCTGTCTTTCTCTGCGGGTATTTACAACCTGCTCGACAAGGAATTGGATATTGATGAGTACGGTTATATAGAAGATGGCCGTCGTTACTGGCTGGGTGCGACCTACACATTCTGATAACCGTTACTGCCACAGCGGCACAAAGCGAGTTTGGCGTCGGGATATTTTTTCCAAAACCGCCGAGTCATAGACGACCGCCATGGATGGCGGAAGTTAGAGCAATGCAGGAGCAATTGCCGCCGACTCGTCTGAGCTACAGGGAAGTATTTATGCGTTTTTGGAAAAAATATCCCGATGACAAACGGACAGGGAATGTTATTAAAAAATTGTATCTGTTCGCCTTTCGAAACCGAGGATTTTTTATGAACCAGACTGCTCGATCGTTTCGCTCCACATTGCCCCGCTTTCGCCAATCCTTATTGGTACTGCTCTCCCTGAGCACACTGTCTTTTGCCAGCCATGCAGAAACCATTAGCGTGCAACACGCACAGGGCACGGCACAAGTACCGATAAAACCCGCAAAAGTCGTGGTGTTTGATCTGGCAACACTCGACACGTTGCGCACACTCAACATTGCCGATGTCGTCATCGGCGTACCGGAAACGCCCTACCCGAAACACCTGAGCCATTTCCAGGAAGCCAGCTACACCCGCGTCGGCTCATTGTTTGAACCGAATTACGAAGTGGTCAACCAGTTAAAACCGGAACTGGTTATTGTGGGTGGACGCTCCGGCCCCAAACAACCGGACCTTGCCAAACTGGCGCCAACCATTGACCTGACCGTCAATCAGGAAAACCCGGTTAGCAACGTGGACAGTAACGTGCGCTTGCTCGGTAAAATTTTTGATAAAGAAGCAGCGGCAGAAGCCGAGTTGAAAAAAATGCACGATGCCATTGCAGCATTAAAACAAAAAGCCTCCGGCGCAGGCACCGGCCTGATTGTGCTCACCACCGGCGGCAAGATGAGTGCCTACGGCCCCGGCTCACGCTTTGGCATCATTCACGATGTGTTCGGTTTCAAACCGGCGGTTACCGATTTGAAAGAATCCAACCACGGCCAGGCCATTTCTTTCGAGTTTATTTTGAAAACCAACCCGGACTGGATATTTGTGGTAGACCGCGATGTCGCTATCGGTTCTGAAGGTCAGTCGGCCGCGAAGCTGCTCGACAACGCGCTGGTGCGCAAAACCAATGCGTGGAAAAAGCAGCAGGTGGTTTATCTCGATTCTTTCAACTGGTACCTGCTGGCCAGCGCCGGATTAACGGCAATGCAGGAAAACATTCAGCAATTGTCTGATGCGGTCAGCGCCCACCAGCACCATTGATATTGATGATATTCCGTTGAATACACACGGCGGTTTGCACATGACGGGCAAACCGCCGTTGGTCATTAATGATGAAGCCCATGTTAATACACCCCGGTAGCAACCCGCTCACCAGCTCGTATCGCTTACTGTTACTACCCACTATTTTTCTGCTGGCGCTATCGCTGATCAGTATCAGCATCGGCGTGGGTGATTTTTCTTTTTCTCACCTGTGGGCCGATAACGACGATGCCGACGTGTGGCAACTGCTGGTAATCAGCCGCCTGCCGCGCACCCTCGCCCTGATTTTATCGGGTATGACATTGGCCGTTGCCGGGTTGATTATGCAAATGCTGGTGCGCAACCGCTTTGTAGAACCCTCTACCGCAGGCACCATTGAATCGGCCACGCTGGGTATTTTACTGGTCACGCTGATTGCCCCCGATACGCCGGTGTTTATTAAAATGCTGGTGGCCGGTGCATTTTCCATGATGGGCACGCTGGTATTTATGGCGTTGTTGTCGCGGGTGCCGCTGCGTTCGCCGTATCTGGTACCGCTTATTGGCCTGGTACTCGGCGGTGTGGTGCTGGCCTGTACCACCTTTGTCGCTTACCGTTTTGATCTGGTGCAATCACTGCATGCGTGGACCATCGGTGATTTTTCCGGTGTATTGCAAGGCCGCTATGAATTGTTGTGGATAGGTTTATTACTGGCGCTGCTGGCCTGTTTTGCGGCGGATCGTTTTACCGTTGCCGGCATGGGCGAAGCCTTTACCACCAACCTGGGGTTGAATCACCGGGCGCTGACATTGTTCGGGCTGCTGGTGGTATCCGGCATCTCTGCCACGGTGGTGATCACCTCCGGCAATATTCCTTTTCTCGGTTTGATTGTGCCCAACATTGTCAGCTTGCTGTTCGGCGATAATATGCGGCAGTCCATCCCGTGGGTTGCGCTGCTGGGCGGAACCTTTGTACTGCTGTGCGATATCATCGGTCGCCTTATTTATTACCCTTACGAAATTCCTATCGGTACAGTCGTTGGTGTGATTGGCAGTATTCTTTTTCTGACGATATTGTTTGGCAGACGCAACCGTGCTTAAAAATATACTGCATACTCGCCCATCATTCGTGCTGTTATTGCTTTCAGTAACAGCGGTAATTTGCATCATTTTATTTATGACGCTCGGCGTAAAAGGCCAATGGGATTTTGCGTTGCCGCTACGCGCAGGCAAAATCGCCGCCTTGATACTGGTGGCTTTTTGTATTGGCATTTCGGCAGTAGTGTTTCAAACCATCAGCCACAATCGCATTCTTACGCCGGGCATTATGGGATTTGATGCACTCTATATACTGATAGAAACACTGGCGTTATTTGTATTCGGGTTAAATATTTCCGGGCACATCGCCACCAGCGGCATGTTTGTGCTTGAAGTTGCGGTGATGACCGGCTTCGCCTGCCTGTTATTTTACAGTTTGTTTTCCGGCGGTGTTCGCAGCCTGCATTTAATTCTGCTGGCCGGCATTGTGTTCGGGCTGATGTTCCGCAGCTTGTCGGCGTTTATGATCCGCATCATTGACCCCAACGAATTTGTCATTTTGCAAGATCGCTTGTTCGCCAGCTTCAATCAAGTCAATACCAGCCTGCTGGTCATTTCCATTGTTACCGTTGCCCTCACCAGCATGATTGGCTGGCGCCTGCGGCATCAATACGATGTGCTCTCGCTGGGGCGCGATATCGCCGTTAATCTGGGTGTGCCTTATAAACGGACGCTCATGCTGACGCTGGTATTAATTTCGGTATTTGTGTCGGTATCTACCGCGCTGGTTGGCCCGGTACTTTTTCTCGGTTTGCTGGTGAGTAATCTTGCCTACACGCTAACCGGCTCTGACAAACACCGCTATACCTTACCGGCAGCTGTTTTATTGGGCGTGGTGTTTCTGGTGGGCGGGCAAACACTGCTGGAACGGGTTTTTGAATTGACTACGCCGCTCAGCGTGGCAATCGAATTTATCGGCGGCTTGTTGTTTATTTATCTGGTAACTCGCAAGGGGCGCGTATGATCAAGGTCTCGTCAGTATCCAAACATTACGGTGATACTACGGTAGTTAATGATGTGAGCCTGGAAATTCCCGCCAAAGGCGTTACCGCTATTATTGGTCCTAACGGCGCTGGAAAATCCACGCTGCTTTCCATGATCAGCCGCCTGTTGCCGATGAGCCAGGGGCAAATCACCGTAGACAGCCTGGATGTGGTCACTACCGACAGCAAACAACTGGCAAAACGTCTCGCCATTTTGCGCCAGGACAATCACCTGCCGCTGCGATTAACCGTGCGCGACCTGGTTGCCTTTGGCCGTTTCCCGCACTCCGGCGGCCGCCTCACCACGCAAGACAAACCCATTATTGAGCAAGCAATTGCCTATTTGAATCTGCAAAACCTCGCCGACCGTTTTCTGGATGAATTATCCGGTGGCCAGCGCCAGCGCGCCTTTGTTGCCATGGTGCTCTGCCAGGACACCGACTACGTTTTACTCGACGAGCCGCTTAACAACCTCGACATGCGCCATGCCGTAGACATGATGAAAACCTTGCGCCGAGCTGCCGATGAACTCGGCAAAACCGTGGTACTGGTACTGCACGACATCAACTTTGCCTCCTGCTACGCGGATCAAATCATCGCCATGAAAAACGGCCACCTCGCTTTGCAAGGCAGCCCGGAAACCGTGATTACCGAAGAAAATCTACGGGATATTTATGAGTTGGATATTCAGGTCAATGAAATTGATGGGCAGAGGATTTGTGTTTATTACCGATAACGCCCTCAAATAGCTTCCCTTATTTTTGTTGCTTTTTGGCAAATGACTGGAATGACAGGTAGGTGCCTGAGCGCCACAACCACTCCAGGGGGCCGTACAAATAATATTTAAGCCATACATAACTAAACGCCCCTTGAACCACATAAATAAATAACCCAAGAATGACCAGAGCGAAATTCCCCCATGACGCAAAGGTAAAACCAAATGCCCATGGAGCAAACAAAATGCTACCGATGACACCTTGCATAATATAGTTGGTCAACGCGGCTCGACCATAAGGAGATAATACGTCCAGGTAGCGACCAAACCGTTGAGAATAATAAAGTGCGAGGAACCCGCTCACCAACGCACCTGACCAGGTTACCAAACTGAGGTCATTGAGCGTCTGGGAAAAAACAACGGCCCAAGACAGATGCACACCATTCGCCCTGAAAAATACACGAGTGTCTTGCTCAGGCATCAACATTTGTAATATACCAATGGCGATTGTGACAGCGGTAAAGCCCGTAAATAGCCGTAATAATCGAGGCTTGTGCAGTTGAGCACTTTCCAGAAAACGGCTTCGGCCTACTAACAGCCCTAATATAAACAAAGCAAAAGTCACATAGCCTCTTCCTATAAAGCCAAATTGATAATTAATCTTGCCTTCGAGACGTTCCGCATAGTTATATTTCGCCGAGTTGATAAAAGAAGGGTTAGCGATATGTTCGGGCTGGCCCATGCCGGTCTGTTGTTCAGTATTGACTACTTGCTCCGATAAACCGAGCTCAGCCACCACCTGTTGATTATGAAAGTGAACCTGAATAACACGCGGCGCCCCCAGCATTAGCACAACAAATAGAACCAGCAATACCCCTGTTTTTACCCGATACAGCATTAACAACAGCAGGCCAAAAAGAGCATAAACGGAGATAATTTCAACGTTATAAAACGAATGGCACAATAATCCGAATAGCATCAATAAAACCATTCGCCATACAAAGCGGCCTCGAAAGTCGATCCCCTTTTTCGCAGCTTTATCAATTTGTATGAATAAGCTCATACCAAACAAAAAAGCGAAAATATTGACAAAGCGCCCCATCACTATATTGCTGCCTACCCACTGCATTCCAGCATCCAATGCCGGAAAATGAAGTATTGTTCCGGTAGCCGGGACAAATCCATAACCAAAGCTTTGCAGCATATGCATCACAATGATACCAAGCAAGGCAAACCCGCGCAGTGCATCCAGGGCAGTAATACGTTTCAGCGGGGAAGATAATGAGGATGACATAATTGTTTACACTCGTTAGCAAGACGTCAAATTTCGCATTTGCTTTTTATAAAAAAGCACTGAGATAAAAGCACAGAGACAGGTGGCATATCAGGAGATCTATTTTTAATTTATTTTCAGAGTAAAACCTTGAAAACAAGCCAACACGATTTATCTCAACTAAAATCTATCAATTACAGATTTCTATTTTTTATCCGGAAAAAACCATTACAGAGTAATAACATTTATTCCGTCATTCAACCGTACAATCTTAATTCTGCAAAAAGACTATCCGGCAGATTTTATCCTGAATCAAATTAACAATATTAAAATAATTACAGAAATTACGAATGGCACTGAAAGTAAGAGCAACAAAATAGATAACTGACAAAATTGTTATCTAACTGTCAGTATCAAGTCAGTCAGCAATAGCTATACTCCTGACTATCAGAGCGTTCAGCTAGTCCGCGCGGTCGGCATAGCGAAGTGAGGAATACAGCATGAAAACGACTTTTCTGAAACGATACCCGAGTGCCCCGGCTTTAAAAACTGTAGCGGCACCACTGCTGGTATTTATCGCAATCACGTTTTGCTGCGGCAAAGCGTTTGCAGATACTGGCAAGCCTGCCAATCCATTCGGTCTGGTTTACCAGGGCGCAATTACCGAAAACCGTACCGATCAGGTCAATATT includes:
- a CDS encoding DMT family transporter, whose protein sequence is MLYILISAIASVSVAILLKQARHRGMDAAQLITWNYLAALTLCAVIFRPATEWATDHTLPWFSLLALSVVLPGIFLALSRSLHVAGLVKTEVAQRLSLLLSLSAAFIWFGETITPLKMAGLAVGLLAILGLITGRATNNNGSGQRVWPWLLLVWMGYALVDVLLKNIAAAGVPFSLSLLITFSIAFTGMMAWQLVRHFQGSQKLTVKHIAVGLVMGSLNFANIAFYVLAHQSLASQPAIVFAMMNILVVVLGTLAGVAIFKEKLGKQHWIAIGAALVAIGLLALSRHL
- the hisN gene encoding histidinol-phosphatase is translated as MSLTLEQIASLQPFAEELAEAAAAAIKPYFRSKLAVEDKGGRLFDPVTVADKAAEQAMRTLIISRYPEHGIVGEEDAARQGTSNLTWVLDPIDGTRAFITGLPLWGTLIALNDGEQPVIGVMNQPFTGERFLGTPAGAWCNGQPLKTRACSDIGSARVMCTTPDMFDNERQREGFFAVAADAQLVRFGGDCYAYCMLAMGLVDAVIESGLKTYDVQALIPIIKGAGGVITAWDGSDPQQGGTVLACGDAVLHEQLQKRLAEFI
- a CDS encoding TetR/AcrR family transcriptional regulator, producing MLSHLSQLTVAQPETPAALRLQHAALLRFEKQGFDATSLAEIAADAGIKKPSIYAHFKSKDALFLSLVAPAIAQQLDYAREKLTSGDDLRASLQHYMEDIRVRYETSPQMRFWLRTFFLPPAELYDIIIEALHVYMAEMETIIRQAFAGSSLLNPEHGLNADALASAYLGILDSIQAELLYGGALKFERRCASLWKVFDLALKTCNHPQQDSKS
- a CDS encoding ligand-gated channel protein gives rise to the protein MMTISPATLIKPLALLIAGLTAGNALAQTGQPADALKTVVVTASGFEQEIKDAPASISVIGKEDLDNKFYRNVIDALQDAPGVIVTGGGDSQDISLRGMGSQYTLMLVDGKRQSSRETRTNSDSGGVEGGWTPPIAAIERIEIVRGPMSSLYGSDAIGGVINIITRKVPKDWGGEVRLDSTLQERSESGNIYQGNFYLGGPIKTDTLGVQIYGQYSEREEDEIFSGYRERKSNNVTAKLAYTPNENHDIEFEAGTSRQRVYSTLGKTVAPLAAGEACGRNGCPASSFTDYQNTKWQLSHTGRFTESISDSYIKYEEFDNLARQMKIRNTDAQSNFTTVYADVHTVTTGVAYNYQDLSDQTGNQLATGITDIDRYQWSVFAEDEWQLLDSFALTGGLRYDKDENYGDHFSPRIYGVWHVAEAWTLKGGVSTGFRAPDLRQTVPGWGQVSRGGNMYGNPNLEAEKSISNEIGIHYGSEGGLNASFTVFYNDFDDKITRVACPETQCTEGPNQFGSNPTTYVNVDKAITQGVEATIKLPLTATLSLKGNYTYTDSEQKSGPNQGQPLNQLPEHLLHATLDWKPSDALSAWARVNYRGKESQPITAASASTTRAPSYTFVDTGATWHFDKSLSFSAGIYNLLDKELDIDEYGYIEDGRRYWLGATYTF
- a CDS encoding siderophore ABC transporter substrate-binding protein, with translation MNQTARSFRSTLPRFRQSLLVLLSLSTLSFASHAETISVQHAQGTAQVPIKPAKVVVFDLATLDTLRTLNIADVVIGVPETPYPKHLSHFQEASYTRVGSLFEPNYEVVNQLKPELVIVGGRSGPKQPDLAKLAPTIDLTVNQENPVSNVDSNVRLLGKIFDKEAAAEAELKKMHDAIAALKQKASGAGTGLIVLTTGGKMSAYGPGSRFGIIHDVFGFKPAVTDLKESNHGQAISFEFILKTNPDWIFVVDRDVAIGSEGQSAAKLLDNALVRKTNAWKKQQVVYLDSFNWYLLASAGLTAMQENIQQLSDAVSAHQHH
- a CDS encoding ABC transporter permease — encoded protein: MLIHPGSNPLTSSYRLLLLPTIFLLALSLISISIGVGDFSFSHLWADNDDADVWQLLVISRLPRTLALILSGMTLAVAGLIMQMLVRNRFVEPSTAGTIESATLGILLVTLIAPDTPVFIKMLVAGAFSMMGTLVFMALLSRVPLRSPYLVPLIGLVLGGVVLACTTFVAYRFDLVQSLHAWTIGDFSGVLQGRYELLWIGLLLALLACFAADRFTVAGMGEAFTTNLGLNHRALTLFGLLVVSGISATVVITSGNIPFLGLIVPNIVSLLFGDNMRQSIPWVALLGGTFVLLCDIIGRLIYYPYEIPIGTVVGVIGSILFLTILFGRRNRA
- a CDS encoding iron chelate uptake ABC transporter family permease subunit; translated protein: MLKNILHTRPSFVLLLLSVTAVICIILFMTLGVKGQWDFALPLRAGKIAALILVAFCIGISAVVFQTISHNRILTPGIMGFDALYILIETLALFVFGLNISGHIATSGMFVLEVAVMTGFACLLFYSLFSGGVRSLHLILLAGIVFGLMFRSLSAFMIRIIDPNEFVILQDRLFASFNQVNTSLLVISIVTVALTSMIGWRLRHQYDVLSLGRDIAVNLGVPYKRTLMLTLVLISVFVSVSTALVGPVLFLGLLVSNLAYTLTGSDKHRYTLPAAVLLGVVFLVGGQTLLERVFELTTPLSVAIEFIGGLLFIYLVTRKGRV
- a CDS encoding iron ABC transporter ATP-binding protein gives rise to the protein MIKVSSVSKHYGDTTVVNDVSLEIPAKGVTAIIGPNGAGKSTLLSMISRLLPMSQGQITVDSLDVVTTDSKQLAKRLAILRQDNHLPLRLTVRDLVAFGRFPHSGGRLTTQDKPIIEQAIAYLNLQNLADRFLDELSGGQRQRAFVAMVLCQDTDYVLLDEPLNNLDMRHAVDMMKTLRRAADELGKTVVLVLHDINFASCYADQIIAMKNGHLALQGSPETVITEENLRDIYELDIQVNEIDGQRICVYYR
- a CDS encoding DUF418 domain-containing protein, coding for MSSSLSSPLKRITALDALRGFALLGIIVMHMLQSFGYGFVPATGTILHFPALDAGMQWVGSNIVMGRFVNIFAFLFGMSLFIQIDKAAKKGIDFRGRFVWRMVLLMLFGLLCHSFYNVEIISVYALFGLLLLMLYRVKTGVLLVLFVVLMLGAPRVIQVHFHNQQVVAELGLSEQVVNTEQQTGMGQPEHIANPSFINSAKYNYAERLEGKINYQFGFIGRGYVTFALFILGLLVGRSRFLESAQLHKPRLLRLFTGFTAVTIAIGILQMLMPEQDTRVFFRANGVHLSWAVVFSQTLNDLSLVTWSGALVSGFLALYYSQRFGRYLDVLSPYGRAALTNYIMQGVIGSILFAPWAFGFTFASWGNFALVILGLFIYVVQGAFSYVWLKYYLYGPLEWLWRSGTYLSFQSFAKKQQK